Part of the bacterium genome, ACCAGAAGGTCTAAAAAACAACCTTCAAAATACAAGGGGCGTATTGTCTCTTCGGCCAAAACTGTTACCACTTTTTAGGGCTGTTTCTGACCGAAATGAGACAATGCCAATAATTCTTTAATCTTTGTGTCTTAGTGTCTTTGTGGCTGAACACTTACGTACTTTCTTACTTCTTATAATATTAGCTTGACAAAGAGAAAAAAGAGCGTGCCAACTCCAACATTATAAAGATTCTCGGGGATAATGATCTGACTTATAACCGATGGATGAAAATAGGCTTGAGGAAGGAAGAGGCTAGATAAGCCAAGAATAATAAAAGAGTTGACTATCGAGGCCATTAAGATGACCATAAGTTGGAGGATGATAGATTTGTTCCAACTTTGCCTCCATCCGGCCAGAAAGCCGGTCAGACATTTGGAGAAGCCGTTCAATCCCAGGAGAGGAAAAGAGAGGCAGTCCTCGATAAGACCGGCTAAAAATCCTACGACTTCACCAGCCACTGAACCCTTCCGAAGCGCAAAGGCAACCACACCGATCAGAACAAAGTCCGGTTTTATTCCTTTAATGGCCAAATGAGATCCGGCCGCGCTTTGCAGGGCAAGCGTCATAACTAAAAAGGCAATCCAAATTAACCAGGACATTGAAAATAATTATCAATTATGGGATGGTTCACTTTACTGTGAAAGCTTGCGGCTGAGAGGTAGGGTGGGCACCGCCCACCAAAAAGGCGTAGATGGCGAACAGATTGGTGGGTAATGTCCACCCTACTTCTGCGGAAGGTTAACCGCGCCTAAAGTTTCACAAGAAAATGGATGATTTTGAACCGTCCCTCAATTATCAATTCAGAAAAACCGCTGCGAAGCTGGCAAGACAATGGGGGTTGCCATTCTCTAACTTCTTGCTGAATATGTAATTACCGACTAATTGGTACGCCTGGCAGGATTCGAACCTGCGACCTCTGGATTCGAAGTCCATCGCTCTGTCCAACTGAGCTACAGGCGCATAAAAGGAAGTTTCGGGTGGCGGGTTTCGAGTTTCGAGTTCGGCCACCAATGAACTCGAAACGTAACTATTCAACCACAGATGGACACGGATGAAGCACTGATTTTTTTAATATACTATACTTTTGCACTTTTTTGTAACTACTTGAAAGACAAATACTTTACAATAACCTCTCGTCATTCCCGCCAAAGCGGGAATCCAGTAATATCAAGGCTTCTGGATTCCTGCTTGCGCAGGAATGACAAAAAGTGCAAAAGTATAGTTAATATATGAATTGTTTAAATTCAATTCTTTTATTTATTCATGCTAATCCATGTTAATCAGTGGCTAAATAATTACCTCGAAACTAAAGATTGGGGTGAGCGACGGGATTCGAACCCGCAACCACTGGAGCCACAGTCCAGTGCTCTAACCAACTGAGCTACGCTCACCATGCTCGATCCTCGATGCTCGATACTCGATGCTCGATCCTCGATGCTCGATCCTCGATGCTCGATGCTCGATCCTCGATGCTCGATTCTCGATCCTCGATACTCAAAATGCTCGATGCTCGATGCTCAAAATGCTCGATGCTCAAAATGCTCGATCCTCGATACTGATAAAGGATATAGTATCGTGTTGAGCAAATTTCGCAACATTTTTACCCTTGAGTTTTGGTCGTTCTTACCGATATTATATTATAACCCAAGTTGCTACCTAATATTAAGGGGAAATTACGGGTATCCGCGGTTTTAATCTGCGTTAATGCAACCATTCACAAAATGCGTGACTGGTATTGTTGTAAAATTTCTTCAACCTGACACTAGTGTCCAGTATCGAGTATCGAGCATCGAGGATCGAGCATCGAGGATCAAGTATCGAGCATCAAGCATCGAGTACTATATCATGTTATTCCCAGATTGTCAACAAAAACATCAGGCCATCTGTGAAGAATGAAAATCTACCAGGAGGATGCTCAGGCCTAATACCTTATTCTGGGATCGCTCACCGCCAAAAGGATATCAGCCACCAGATTCCCCGCAATCAAAAGAAAAGAGCTGATTACCAATCCGCCCATAACTAAGAAGATGTCCTGTTTCAAGACAGCATCAAGCATCAGACGGCCAAGGCCAGGCCACCTGGTGATAATCTCGGTTAAAGCGGCCCCGGAGAGAAGCCCGGAAAGCTGATAACCGAAAATGGTAATAAGGGGATTAATGGCGTTGCGTAAGGCATGGCGATAGATAATTACCCTCTCTGAAAGTCCTTTGGCCCTGGCGGCCGTCACATAAGGAAGTCTCAAAACCTCAAGCATATTTGCCCGCATAAGCCTGAGAAGTCCGGCAATGGAAGTGGCCACCAGCACTGAGACGGGAATGATGAGGTGTTTGAGATAATCCCAAACGCGACCCCAAAAAAAATAGCTCTCATGTTGATAATCAGTCATCCCACCAGTGGGCAGCCAGTCAATGTAAGCCGCCGCAAAGATAAACAAAAAGGCCACAAAAAAAGTGGGCAGCGACATCCCCACAAAGGCCATTACTGAAAAGGCCTTGTCGGAAAGGGAATACTGGTGGGTGGCACAGTGTATACCGATAGGGATAGCAATAAGCCAGGTAAGTATAATGGAGACAAGAGACAGATAAAGCGTGTTCCAGAGTCGCTCCTTAATTAAGGCAGCCACTGGAAGGTGATAGGCCATCGATTGCCCCAAATTAAGTCGGATAAGTTGTCTTAGCCACATAAGATATTGGATAACCGGTGATTTGTCTAAACCAAACTCCTTTTTAAGCTTATAGATTGTCTCCGGCTTAATTTCAGGATTAAGAGACAGCTTAGTAAAATAATCTCCCGGGGCGAGCTGGATGATAAAGAAAGCGATTATAGTAATCCCCAACATAAGAGGAATAGTATGCAGAAATCTTTTTAAAATGTAATGGCTCATTTATTACCCGGTTCACCTTCCCCTTACTCAGACATCTATTCTTCTTTGTGTGCCTTGTGGTTTAATCAGGATAGCCCCTTTCGATTGTAGTCCATTGAGATAGCCAAGTCAAGCACATTTTCTCTTGCCTTTTAGTCTTAATTAGGGTATACTAAGAGCCTATCTCAAAAATGGGTAACCGTTCACCTCACCACGGAGACACAGAGACACTGAGAAAAATCTAAAGGACAAGTCTCTTAATGAGGTCTTTGTCGTTCAAAATTTAGACCACGCAAAAACTTCATATTGCTGACCCAATTATTTACTTTGTAAGTGCTTTTTCTAAAATCATTCTCCGTGTCTCAGTGTCTCTGTGGTGAACGATTACAGAAATGCTAAAATTAAGCCTAGTGCCTTGTCAAGATTAAAAATGTTGGTATTCAAATTGTTTTTCCTACACCCATATTTCACAAAGAGCG contains:
- the mreD gene encoding rod shape-determining protein MreD, whose protein sequence is MSWLIWIAFLVMTLALQSAAGSHLAIKGIKPDFVLIGVVAFALRKGSVAGEVVGFLAGLIEDCLSFPLLGLNGFSKCLTGFLAGWRQSWNKSIILQLMVILMASIVNSFIILGLSSLFLPQAYFHPSVISQIIIPENLYNVGVGTLFFLFVKLIL
- a CDS encoding ABC transporter permease gives rise to the protein MSHYILKRFLHTIPLMLGITIIAFFIIQLAPGDYFTKLSLNPEIKPETIYKLKKEFGLDKSPVIQYLMWLRQLIRLNLGQSMAYHLPVAALIKERLWNTLYLSLVSIILTWLIAIPIGIHCATHQYSLSDKAFSVMAFVGMSLPTFFVAFLFIFAAAYIDWLPTGGMTDYQHESYFFWGRVWDYLKHLIIPVSVLVATSIAGLLRLMRANMLEVLRLPYVTAARAKGLSERVIIYRHALRNAINPLITIFGYQLSGLLSGAALTEIITRWPGLGRLMLDAVLKQDIFLVMGGLVISSFLLIAGNLVADILLAVSDPRIRY